The DNA window GGGGATCCTGGGGGGACGGTGGGGGTTCCAGATGGTGTAATACCCTTTCCTCTTGTTCCCCTCTCTAAGCTCCAACGAGATGACGCCTACCGGAGGCCCTTTCCGGGGCCCCCACCCTGGCGCAAGCCAGGGTGGGGTATAAGAGCGGCCCGCAGGCCGCCTTTGGCGGAGGGGGCGGGATTCGAACCCGCGAGGCCCCTTGCGGGGCCTACCGGTTTTCGAGACCGGCCCGTTCAACCGCTCCGGCACCCCTCCCTGAGCCGGGCAAAGAAACCCTTTAGGAGCTTAGCACACTCCCCTTCCAAAACGCCACCCCTTAAGCCCTCCCCCTGGCCATAGCGGGTTAGGGCCCCTTCCTTTAGGTTTTCCACCCCATAGACCACCTCCACCCCCGCTTCCCGTAGGGCATGGTGGCACATGCGGCAGGGCTCCAGGGTCACATAGAGCCTTCCCCCACGCGCCTCCTGGCCCACCTCCCGGAGAAGGAGCATCTCCGCATGGGCCGTGGGATCCCCCGTGGCCTCCACCCGGTTATGGGCCTTACGGACCCTTTCCCCCACCACCAGAACCGCACCCACGGGCACCTCGCCTTCCCTAAAGGCCTGCCTGGCCTCCTCGAGGGCCAGGGCCATGTACCCTTCCTCCTGGGAAGGGGGGAAAAGGCCCAGGACCTCCACCACCTCCTTCCCTTCCGCCCGCACGGGCCAAAGGGCCTTAAGCTCCTTGGGCACCCCCTTTTCCGCCAGGAAGTCCATTAGGCGCTTCCGCCCATAGGGCATGGCCAGGTAGTCCCCGGGCTCGGGCCGGCGGAACCCTGGGGGTAGGGGGAGGCGGGGCCTCGGAGGGATGAGGAAAAGGGTGCCCCCCTTGCGCCTGGCGGTATAGCCGCCAGGCAGGGTGGCCACCCCACCCTCCAAAGCCCCCTGCAAAAGGGCGATGAGCCGGGCCTCGGGGCGGAGGTCCAAGGCCTCCAAAATGAAGCGCAAAGCCCTTTGCCTTAGGACCGCGGGAGCCTCTAAAAGGGGTGCCACCCGGTAGGCGGGAACGAAAAAACGGGTATCGGGCAGAAGGCGAGCCTGGGCCTCCCTTTCCAGGTGCTTGTCCTCCTCCTCCCGCACGGAGGCGAAGCGGGAAAGGGCCTCCCGGACCTTGGGAAACCGCCCCAGAAGGAGGGGAAAAACCCGGAGCCTAAGATAGTTCCGGTCCAAGGAAAGGTCCTGGTTGCTGGGGTCCTCCCGCCAGGCCTCCCCCAGTTCCCGCAAGAAACCCCTGAGCTCCTCCCGGCGGAAGGCCAGGAGGGGCCGCACCACCAGCCCTTCCTTTTCCCGGATGCCAAGGCCCCGGGCCGTGCCCTGGAGGAGTTTTAGGAGCACGGTTTCCGCCTGGTCGTCCAGGGTGTGGGCGGTGAGGATGGCCTTGGCCCTCACCTCCTTGGCCACCCGATGAAGGAAGGCGTAGCGGATCTCCCGGGCCACCGCCTCCAGGTTCTCCCCCCTTTCTTGGGCCACCTTAGCCACCTCCACCCGCTCGGCGCGGAAGGAAAAGCCAAGCCTTACCGCAAGGGCCTTCACGAAAAGGAGGTCCTCCCCGCTTTCCGGGCGGAGGGCGTGGTCCAGGTGGGCCACCACCGCCTCCCGCCCCGCCCGCCGCACCAGGTGGGCCAAGGCCACGGAATCCCCGCCCCCGGAAACCGCCAGCACCAAAGGGTCCTTTGGCGCAAGCCGGGCCAGGTGGTTCCGGAAGACCTCCTCTAACCCTTGGGCCACCCCCTCAGGCAAGCCTGGCCACCTCCGCCTTCAAGGTGGAAAGGCAGCAACGCCCCCTGGGGTTGCGCTGGTCGCAGGCGCAGCGCTTGGCCTTAACCCCTTCCACCACCCTCGCCACCGGATCCAACCCCTGGCGCAAGGCCTCGGCCACCCCTTCCTGGGTCCAGCCAAAGCAGTAGCAGATGAGGGAAGCCCCCTTGTCGTAGATGGGGAAACGCACCTCCGCCAAGGTGTAAACCCCCTCTTCCCCGTAGTAGACCACCGGGCAGGCGGGGTCTTGGCAGAGATAGTGGGGGCTATTGGGGTCCAGGCGGGAAAGAGCCTCACCGGTGAGGAAGTTTTTCACCGTTTTAAGGGGCACCTCGAGGCCCACCCTTCCGTTTTGCGGGCATACCATACCTCCACTTTACCCCCGGTATCCTGAGGGCATGAAGCTCCGCTTCCGGGAAAACGGGCCTTACGTGTTGGACCTACCCGAGGGAACCCCCTTCCGGCTCAACGGGGAAGAAAGGCGCCTGGAGAGGGCCAAACTGGCCCTTTGCCGTTGCGGCCAGTCCGGAAACAAGCCCTTCTGCGACGGAACCCACAAGGACGTGGGGTTCCAAGGGGAGGCAGGGGAGATCCTGGTGGAGCCTTAAAGGCTGGCCCTAAGCGCGGCAGGGTCTAGCCAGGCGCCCGAGAGGGTTTTGGAAGCCCTTCCGCACCCGCGGCGCCAGGGGGTAAACTCGGGGCATGTGGTGGAAGGAAACCGTTATCTACCAGATCTACCCCAGAAGCTTCCAGGACTCCAACCATGACGGCATCGGGGACCTCGAGGGCATCCGAAGAAGGCTCCCTTACCTAAAAAACCTGGGGGTGGGGGCCATCTGGCTCTCCCCCTTCTACAAGAGCCCCATGAAGGACTTCGGCTACGACGTGGCCGACTACTGCGACGTGGACCCCATCTTCGGCACCCTCCAGGACTTTGACCGCCTCCTAGAGGAAGCCCACGCCCTGGGGCTTAGGGTCCTCATCGACCTGGTTCCCAACCACACCTCGGACCAGCACCCTTGGTTTTTGGAATCCCGTAGCTCCAAGGACAACCCCAAGCGGGACTGGTACGTCTGGAAAGATCCGGGGCCGGATGGAGGCCCGCCCAACAACTGGCAGAGTTTCTTCGGTGGACCCGCCTGGACCCTGGACGAAAGGACAGGCCAGTATTACCTGCACCAGTTTCTTCCCGAACAACCCGACCTCAACTGGCGTAACCCTGCGGTGCGGGAAGCCATCTACGAGGCCATGCGCTTCTGGTTAAGGAGGGGGGTGGATGGCTTTCGGGTGGACGTGCTTTGGCTTTTGGCGGAAGACCCCCTTTTCCGGGACGAACCCGGCAACCCGGATTGGCGTCCAGGCATGTGGGACCGGGGCCGGCACCTCCACCTTTTCACCGAGGACCAGCCGGAAACCTACGCCTACGTGCGGGAGATGCGCTATGTGCTGGACGAGTTCAGCCAGCCCGGAAGGGAGCGGGTCATGGTGGGGGAAATCTACCTTCCTTATCCCCAGCTGGTGCGCTACTACCAAGCGGGGTGCCACCTTCCCTTCAACTTTCACCTCATCTTCCGGGGCCTCCCCGACTGGCGGCCTGAGAACATTGCCCGCCTCGTGGAGGAGTACGAAAGCCTCCTCACCCCCTGGGACTGGCCCAACTGGGTCCTGGGCAACCACGACCAGCCCCGCCTGGCCTCGAGGCTCGGGGAGGCCCAGGCCCGGGTAGCCGCCATGCTCCTATTCACCCTGCGGGGCACCCCCACCTGGTACTACGGGGACGAGCTTTCCCTGCCTAACGGGGAAATCCCCCCAGAAAGGGTCCAAGACCCGGCCGCCTTAAGGCAGAAAGGGCGCTTGGGCGAACACGGCCTACCCCCAGGCCGCGACCCTGAGCGCACCCCCATGCCCTGGGACACCTCTCCCTATGCCGGCTTCTCCACGGTGGAGCCTTGGCTTCCCCTGAACCCCGACTGGCCGGTTAGGAACGTGGCGGTCCAGGAAAAAGACCCCCGGTCCATGCTCCAGCTGGTGAAGCGCCTCATCGCCTTGCGCCAGGACCCAGGCTTTGTTCTTGGCTCCTACCGCACCCTCCGGGCAGGGGGCGGGATCTACGCCTACCTGCGGGGCGAAGGCTTCCTGGTGGCCCTGAACTTCACGGACCGGGAAAGGGCCATGGAGTTACCGCAAAAGGGCCGGGTGGTCCTCTCCACCCACCTGGACCGGGAGGAGGCCGTGGAGGGCATCTTGCGCCTACGCCCC is part of the Thermus caldifontis genome and encodes:
- a CDS encoding alpha-amylase family glycosyl hydrolase, which codes for MWWKETVIYQIYPRSFQDSNHDGIGDLEGIRRRLPYLKNLGVGAIWLSPFYKSPMKDFGYDVADYCDVDPIFGTLQDFDRLLEEAHALGLRVLIDLVPNHTSDQHPWFLESRSSKDNPKRDWYVWKDPGPDGGPPNNWQSFFGGPAWTLDERTGQYYLHQFLPEQPDLNWRNPAVREAIYEAMRFWLRRGVDGFRVDVLWLLAEDPLFRDEPGNPDWRPGMWDRGRHLHLFTEDQPETYAYVREMRYVLDEFSQPGRERVMVGEIYLPYPQLVRYYQAGCHLPFNFHLIFRGLPDWRPENIARLVEEYESLLTPWDWPNWVLGNHDQPRLASRLGEAQARVAAMLLFTLRGTPTWYYGDELSLPNGEIPPERVQDPAALRQKGRLGEHGLPPGRDPERTPMPWDTSPYAGFSTVEPWLPLNPDWPVRNVAVQEKDPRSMLQLVKRLIALRQDPGFVLGSYRTLRAGGGIYAYLRGEGFLVALNFTDRERAMELPQKGRVVLSTHLDREEAVEGILRLRPDEGVVVRLG
- the tilS gene encoding tRNA lysidine(34) synthetase TilS, with amino-acid sequence MPEGVAQGLEEVFRNHLARLAPKDPLVLAVSGGGDSVALAHLVRRAGREAVVAHLDHALRPESGEDLLFVKALAVRLGFSFRAERVEVAKVAQERGENLEAVAREIRYAFLHRVAKEVRAKAILTAHTLDDQAETVLLKLLQGTARGLGIREKEGLVVRPLLAFRREELRGFLRELGEAWREDPSNQDLSLDRNYLRLRVFPLLLGRFPKVREALSRFASVREEEDKHLEREAQARLLPDTRFFVPAYRVAPLLEAPAVLRQRALRFILEALDLRPEARLIALLQGALEGGVATLPGGYTARRKGGTLFLIPPRPRLPLPPGFRRPEPGDYLAMPYGRKRLMDFLAEKGVPKELKALWPVRAEGKEVVEVLGLFPPSQEEGYMALALEEARQAFREGEVPVGAVLVVGERVRKAHNRVEATGDPTAHAEMLLLREVGQEARGGRLYVTLEPCRMCHHALREAGVEVVYGVENLKEGALTRYGQGEGLRGGVLEGECAKLLKGFFARLREGCRSG
- a CDS encoding CDGSH iron-sulfur domain-containing protein; this encodes MKLRFRENGPYVLDLPEGTPFRLNGEERRLERAKLALCRCGQSGNKPFCDGTHKDVGFQGEAGEILVEP